The proteins below come from a single Necator americanus strain Aroian chromosome V, whole genome shotgun sequence genomic window:
- a CDS encoding hypothetical protein (NECATOR_CHRV.G17424.T1), which yields MDNIDEEYDRLVEHLHDCAKKAESFKTTKRRLSLETLELIRQRGAARAAGNQELTSVVERLCREAIKEDLKERRAEVMAEAAEAGKSIRYARRDFASRKTRMTYPEQLTLFPEDHIVEFLQIK from the coding sequence atggacaacatcgacgaggaatatgaccggcttgttgaacaccttcacgactgcgcgaagaaggctgagagttttaaaaccaccaaaaggCGCCTGTcccttgaaactcttgagctgatacgtcagcgtggagcagcacgagctgcagggaaccaagaactcacgtccgtggTCgaaaggctttgcagagaggcgataaaggaagaccttaaagagagaagagcagaagtgatggctgaagctgcagaggcggggaaaagcatccgctatgcccgtcgagacttcgccagtcgcaagacaaggatgacttATCCTGAACAGCTCACCTTATTTCCTGAAGACCACATAGTGGAATTTTTGCAGATCAAATAA